Proteins from a single region of Shinella zoogloeoides:
- a CDS encoding DUF1269 domain-containing protein: MSDLVVVGFDTVDEADKVLLKLAALRKEYLVDLEDAVVVVRDGEGKVHLKQSLNLAALGATSGLLSGTIWGGLVGLLFLNPLAGIAIGGLTGAGVGALSGSLADYGIDDTFIKSLGETIPSNSSALFVLVRKVQPEKVLAEFEGLRGRVLKTSLSPEQEEKLRIALSENVTGSGNA, translated from the coding sequence ATGTCCGATCTGGTCGTCGTCGGTTTCGATACGGTTGATGAAGCCGACAAGGTGCTTCTCAAGCTCGCTGCTCTCAGAAAAGAATATCTGGTCGATCTGGAAGATGCCGTCGTCGTCGTTCGTGACGGCGAAGGCAAGGTCCATCTCAAGCAGAGCCTTAACCTGGCGGCTCTCGGCGCCACATCGGGCCTTCTCTCGGGAACGATCTGGGGCGGCCTTGTGGGCCTGCTCTTTCTCAATCCGCTTGCCGGCATCGCCATTGGCGGCCTGACGGGAGCGGGTGTCGGCGCCTTGTCCGGCTCCCTTGCCGACTATGGCATCGACGATACGTTCATCAAGTCTCTGGGCGAGACCATTCCAAGCAATTCGTCTGCGCTGTTCGTTCTTGTCCGCAAGGTCCAGCCGGAAAAGGTGCTGGCGGAGTTCGAAGGCCTGCGTGGTCGAGTTCTCAAGACGTCCCTGTCGCCAGAGCAGGAAGAGAAGCTGAGGATCGCCTTGTCCGAAAATGTAACCGGGTCAGGCAACGCCTAG
- a CDS encoding Na+-translocating NADH-quinone reductase subunit A, whose protein sequence is MQVHIRGGIDLRWEGKPIDTIEDAVVARSVALMGEDYPRLRPVIDVAIGQAVRAGERLFTDRHRPHLTFTAPVAGTIRAISRGARRSLDSIIIDVEDEAAVEFDRPSRPDRMTMQSLLLQSGCWQSFRTRPFGRLADPRQAPDAIFVTATDTAPLAGDPAPVIRRFESWFRLGAEALRHLTDGPVYVCHGADASPAVPEAVKAVCFAGRHPAGLVGTHIHHLNPVGVNRMVWHIGYQDVIALGCLLDTGRIWTRRVVALTGPGTCSPRLVVAPAGANLKDLFGASLTGPSVQLLSGSPLGGTVEHFLRRYDVQATAIPHRHPLRRSFLMRYLTSFNEQFPAPLIPNAVHERAAPCGILPAPFLRAISTGDVETAAKLGALELVEEDLALLSHVDGSGTDYGALLRATLDELEEAI, encoded by the coding sequence TTGCAGGTACATATCAGGGGCGGGATCGATCTTCGATGGGAAGGCAAGCCGATAGACACGATTGAAGATGCGGTCGTGGCTCGCTCGGTTGCGCTTATGGGAGAAGATTACCCGCGCCTGCGCCCGGTTATCGATGTCGCGATCGGACAAGCCGTGCGAGCCGGCGAGCGGCTGTTTACGGATCGTCACCGCCCTCATCTGACGTTTACAGCCCCTGTTGCTGGAACAATCCGCGCAATCTCGCGCGGCGCGCGTAGAAGCCTCGATTCCATTATTATCGACGTCGAGGACGAAGCCGCCGTCGAATTCGACAGGCCCTCACGGCCAGATCGCATGACCATGCAGTCGCTCCTGCTCCAAAGCGGTTGCTGGCAGTCATTTCGCACCCGGCCATTCGGTCGGCTCGCCGATCCCCGGCAGGCTCCTGATGCGATTTTCGTAACAGCCACCGATACCGCGCCGCTCGCAGGTGATCCGGCCCCCGTCATAAGGCGCTTCGAATCATGGTTTCGTCTCGGCGCGGAGGCGCTGCGTCACCTGACCGACGGTCCCGTTTACGTCTGTCACGGGGCCGATGCCTCCCCGGCCGTTCCCGAAGCCGTCAAGGCTGTCTGTTTCGCGGGCAGGCATCCGGCGGGTCTGGTTGGAACCCATATCCATCATCTCAATCCTGTCGGTGTAAACAGGATGGTTTGGCACATCGGCTATCAGGACGTAATCGCGCTGGGATGCCTGCTCGATACGGGCCGGATATGGACACGGCGCGTCGTTGCGCTGACCGGACCGGGGACGTGCAGTCCGCGCCTCGTTGTCGCTCCCGCAGGCGCGAATCTGAAAGATCTTTTCGGCGCCTCGCTCACCGGTCCCTCGGTTCAGTTGCTTTCGGGCTCTCCGCTCGGCGGAACGGTCGAGCATTTCCTGCGGCGTTATGACGTGCAGGCCACCGCCATCCCACACAGGCATCCGCTCCGGCGCTCCTTTCTCATGCGCTACCTGACCTCATTCAACGAGCAATTTCCGGCGCCGCTCATTCCCAATGCCGTTCATGAACGGGCCGCGCCTTGCGGGATCCTGCCCGCGCCGTTCCTGCGCGCCATCAGCACGGGCGATGTGGAAACCGCCGCGAAACTTGGTGCGCTGGAACTTGTGGAAGAGGATCTGGCGCTCCTGAGCCATGTCGACGGGTCGGGCACGGATTATGGCGCCCTGTTGCGTGCGACGCTCGATGAGTTGGAGGAAGCGATATGA
- a CDS encoding RnfABCDGE type electron transport complex subunit D yields MIAFFHDLQAGRVGRTLLSDSATPALLGVIVPVVSALVADTEQFAARLLISVSLTLAWQHVFTRVRGLRPGLDGIVAATLIALLVPADAPLWQLALGVSFGVVIAEQVFGGRGRNFVHPAVAALAFVMFSFTEIDYRAGPNIPLAALLPALVLLLLSGQASWRLLLAAYCTMALMVWAQGSDPSVNLLSGAIGCAILFLAADPVCSCTTNPGRFAQGILTGVLIGLFSQAGSTFGAAIFAILMSSIFAPLIDYVVVAIHVRRRARRHG; encoded by the coding sequence ATGATCGCCTTCTTCCATGACCTGCAGGCGGGCCGCGTCGGCCGCACCTTGTTGTCCGACAGCGCCACGCCCGCGCTGCTCGGCGTGATCGTCCCGGTCGTGTCCGCGCTTGTCGCAGATACGGAACAGTTCGCAGCGCGGCTGCTGATCTCTGTCAGCCTGACCCTTGCGTGGCAGCATGTCTTCACACGTGTCCGGGGTCTCAGGCCGGGACTTGACGGTATTGTCGCCGCCACGCTGATCGCCCTTCTTGTCCCGGCCGATGCGCCGCTCTGGCAGCTCGCTTTGGGCGTCAGCTTCGGCGTGGTGATCGCCGAACAGGTGTTCGGTGGGCGCGGGCGCAATTTCGTGCATCCTGCCGTCGCCGCCCTTGCCTTCGTGATGTTCTCCTTCACTGAAATCGACTATCGAGCCGGGCCAAACATTCCTCTGGCGGCATTGCTTCCGGCTTTGGTTCTCCTGCTCCTCAGCGGCCAGGCGTCATGGCGATTGCTGCTTGCGGCCTACTGCACGATGGCCCTCATGGTTTGGGCGCAGGGAAGCGATCCGTCGGTCAACCTGCTTTCGGGTGCGATCGGCTGCGCGATCCTCTTTCTGGCGGCAGATCCTGTATGTTCCTGCACGACAAATCCAGGTCGTTTTGCACAGGGCATTCTGACCGGCGTGCTCATCGGCCTGTTCTCGCAGGCCGGATCGACTTTTGGAGCCGCGATCTTCGCGATCCTGATGAGCAGCATTTTCGCACCATTGATCGATTACGTGGTCGTGGCGATCCATGTAAGGCGGAGGGCAAGGCGACATGGCTGA
- the nqrC gene encoding NADH:ubiquinone reductase (Na(+)-transporting) subunit C — MADARPPSPRPGMWRRFLNRPNTDGVKTIGMSLLVAIGCGFTVSIAAVVLRPIQQANIVAQQQGRMVQMLENVPGIGEILKESGASGVETLVIDLASGTVAADVDPGSFDQRAAAADAERSSALPRADDLAGLSRRENHALVYLLRRGEELALVVLPVRGAGYQSTIRAYLALEADLDTVAAFTVYEQGETPGLGARVAEDGWQAQWAGKRIFDDGDFAISVVRGNASGPNEVDGISGASVTSYAISDMLEFWMGEHGFGPFLDRLKKGEIE, encoded by the coding sequence ATGGCTGACGCTCGTCCTCCCAGCCCGCGCCCGGGCATGTGGCGCCGCTTTCTGAACCGTCCGAACACCGATGGCGTCAAGACGATCGGCATGTCGCTTCTGGTGGCCATTGGCTGCGGCTTTACCGTCTCCATCGCAGCGGTCGTCCTGCGGCCGATCCAGCAGGCCAATATCGTCGCCCAGCAACAGGGCCGCATGGTGCAGATGCTGGAAAACGTTCCGGGCATCGGGGAGATATTGAAGGAATCTGGCGCAAGCGGCGTCGAAACGCTCGTCATCGACCTCGCAAGCGGAACGGTCGCCGCCGATGTCGATCCGGGAAGCTTCGATCAGCGAGCGGCGGCGGCGGACGCAGAGCGAAGTTCGGCCCTGCCGCGCGCTGACGACCTCGCTGGTCTCAGCCGCCGCGAAAACCACGCGCTTGTCTATCTTCTGCGCCGCGGCGAGGAACTGGCGCTCGTTGTGCTTCCGGTCCGCGGCGCCGGCTACCAGTCGACCATCCGGGCCTATCTGGCGCTGGAGGCCGATCTCGACACCGTTGCCGCCTTCACGGTTTATGAGCAGGGTGAGACGCCCGGCCTCGGCGCCCGCGTCGCCGAGGACGGTTGGCAGGCGCAATGGGCAGGCAAGCGCATCTTCGACGATGGCGATTTCGCCATTTCCGTGGTGCGCGGCAATGCCAGCGGCCCCAATGAAGTCGACGGCATCTCCGGCGCCAGCGTCACGAGCTATGCGATCTCGGACATGCTCGAATTCTGGATGGGCGAGCACGGCTTCGGGCCGTTTCTCGACAGGCTGAAGAAAGGCGAGATCGAATGA
- a CDS encoding NADH:ubiquinone reductase (Na(+)-transporting) subunit D, protein MTIPFRNLTDPLIDKNPVTVHILGICSALAVTTSMSTALTMSIALTVVLGLSAGVISAIRRHIPSSVRIILQITIIASLVIVADQMLQAFAYEMSQRLTVFVSLIATNCIVLGRTEAYALHNPVVPSIVDGVGNALGYSLVLLTVAAIRELFGAGSLFGVGLLPLVADGGWYQPLRLMLLAPSAFIILGLLVWAVRSLRRGQREAPEFELREQQRTTET, encoded by the coding sequence ATGACTATCCCTTTCCGCAACCTGACAGATCCGCTCATCGACAAGAACCCCGTCACCGTCCATATCCTCGGCATCTGCTCGGCACTGGCGGTCACGACATCGATGTCCACCGCTCTCACCATGTCGATCGCCCTGACCGTCGTGCTCGGCCTGTCGGCAGGCGTCATCAGCGCCATCCGCCGACACATCCCGTCCTCCGTGCGCATCATCCTGCAGATCACCATCATCGCCTCGCTGGTCATCGTCGCCGACCAGATGTTGCAGGCTTTTGCCTATGAGATGAGCCAGCGGCTGACGGTGTTTGTCTCGTTGATTGCCACGAACTGCATCGTGCTCGGGCGCACCGAAGCCTATGCGCTGCACAATCCGGTCGTTCCCAGCATCGTGGATGGCGTCGGCAATGCACTCGGCTACAGCCTGGTGCTGCTCACTGTCGCCGCCATCCGCGAGTTGTTCGGCGCCGGAAGCCTGTTCGGCGTCGGCCTGCTGCCACTCGTGGCCGACGGTGGCTGGTACCAGCCACTCCGTCTTATGCTGCTCGCGCCGAGCGCATTCATCATCCTTGGCCTTCTGGTCTGGGCTGTTCGCAGCCTGCGCCGGGGCCAGAGGGAAGCGCCTGAATTCGAGTTGCGCGAGCAGCAAAGGACGACTGAGACATGA
- the nqrE gene encoding NADH:ubiquinone reductase (Na(+)-transporting) subunit E — protein MIELFQRSIFEENLALSFFLGMCTFLAVSKRVETAFGVGVAMIVVQSLSVPVNYLLHAYILSAGALAWMGLPDVDLGFMRLITFIGIVAAMVQIIEMLLDRYVPALYGALGIYLPLLAINCAIIGGSLFMVERQYDLTESTVYGIGTGIGWALAIVALAAIRERLRYANVPEGLQGLGIAFIVTGLLSMAFSAFVGVRVL, from the coding sequence ATGATCGAACTGTTCCAGCGCTCCATTTTCGAAGAAAACCTCGCGCTGTCCTTCTTCCTCGGCATGTGCACCTTCCTCGCCGTCTCCAAGCGCGTGGAAACAGCCTTCGGCGTGGGTGTTGCGATGATCGTCGTGCAATCGCTCAGCGTGCCGGTGAACTACCTGCTGCACGCCTATATCCTGAGTGCCGGGGCGCTCGCGTGGATGGGGCTGCCGGATGTCGATCTCGGTTTCATGCGGCTGATCACCTTCATCGGCATCGTCGCGGCGATGGTGCAGATCATCGAGATGCTGCTCGATCGTTACGTGCCCGCCCTCTACGGCGCGCTTGGCATCTACCTGCCGCTGCTCGCCATCAACTGCGCCATTATCGGCGGCAGTCTGTTCATGGTCGAGCGGCAATATGATCTCACTGAAAGCACGGTCTATGGGATCGGCACCGGGATCGGCTGGGCGCTGGCCATCGTCGCGCTCGCGGCGATCCGCGAGAGGCTGCGCTATGCCAATGTCCCCGAAGGATTGCAGGGCCTCGGCATTGCTTTCATCGTCACCGGTCTCCTGTCCATGGCGTTCTCCGCCTTTGTGGGAGTGCGCGTGCTATGA
- the nqrF gene encoding NADH:ubiquinone reductase (Na(+)-transporting) subunit F produces MTEILLGIGFISLLLVALAAVVHKVREYLLPSRPVAVTVNGGREIGALANFKLLDILNSNGIAVPSGCAGAGTCGLCRVSGVTGTGEPLPTERARLSPADVRAGMRLACQIVVRNDLAVTVPDEVLGITTMNCRVASSRSVTPLIKEIVLALPEGAEFDFRAGNFVQVTAPAYRLDFSGIALEPQHAAEWKKLGIDKLSSQSPQPVSRAYSVASRPKDVGMIVLNIRLATPPPAKPHAPPGIVSSWLFGLREGDPIEVAGPYGHFGAQDTGREMVFIGGGVGMAPLRAIITDMLERQGSRRKISFWYGARSRGELFYADEFDELARRHENFRWVPALSEPARNDPWDGELGFVHDVVFRAYLKDHPAPEDCEYYLCGPPLMIEAIYAMLDECGVESESIFNDDFGI; encoded by the coding sequence ATGACGGAGATCCTGCTCGGCATCGGCTTCATTTCCTTGCTGCTCGTCGCGCTGGCAGCCGTTGTCCATAAGGTTCGGGAGTATCTGCTGCCGTCGCGACCCGTGGCGGTCACCGTTAACGGCGGGCGTGAGATTGGCGCTCTGGCGAATTTCAAGCTTCTCGATATTTTGAATTCCAACGGCATCGCCGTGCCCTCGGGCTGCGCCGGCGCGGGAACGTGCGGCCTGTGCCGCGTCAGCGGCGTCACGGGTACGGGAGAGCCGTTGCCGACGGAACGCGCCCGGCTTTCTCCTGCCGACGTTCGGGCTGGAATGCGGCTCGCCTGCCAGATCGTGGTGCGAAACGACCTCGCCGTCACCGTCCCGGACGAGGTGCTCGGCATCACCACGATGAACTGCCGCGTGGCATCGTCGCGCAGTGTCACGCCTTTGATCAAGGAAATCGTGCTCGCCTTGCCGGAGGGCGCGGAATTCGACTTTCGTGCGGGCAATTTCGTGCAGGTCACCGCACCGGCCTATCGTCTCGACTTCTCCGGCATCGCGCTTGAACCGCAGCATGCCGCCGAATGGAAAAAACTCGGAATTGACAAGCTCTCGTCGCAAAGCCCTCAGCCCGTCTCTCGCGCCTATTCGGTTGCCAGCCGACCCAAGGATGTCGGCATGATCGTGCTCAACATCCGTCTGGCCACGCCACCGCCAGCCAAACCGCATGCACCTCCCGGCATCGTCTCGTCATGGCTGTTCGGTCTGCGCGAGGGCGACCCGATCGAAGTGGCGGGCCCGTATGGTCACTTCGGGGCGCAGGATACCGGGCGCGAGATGGTGTTTATCGGCGGCGGCGTCGGCATGGCGCCCTTGCGCGCCATCATAACGGACATGCTCGAGCGTCAGGGAAGCCGCCGCAAGATCAGCTTCTGGTACGGCGCGCGAAGCCGTGGCGAACTGTTCTACGCCGACGAATTCGACGAGCTTGCCCGGCGTCATGAGAACTTCCGCTGGGTGCCAGCCCTCTCCGAACCAGCCAGAAACGACCCCTGGGACGGTGAGTTAGGCTTTGTCCATGATGTCGTCTTCCGCGCCTATCTGAAGGATCACCCGGCGCCGGAGGACTGCGAATATTATCTGTGCGGCCCTCCGCTCATGATCGAGGCCATCTACGCGATGCTCGATGAATGCGGTGTGGAGAGCGAGAGCATCTTCAATGACGATTTCGGGATCTAG
- a CDS encoding FAD:protein FMN transferase produces MTTRREIVFGLGALAGLMSLPSLARAGADDLTRISGRAFGTRWQVTVPADADARKIGADLRHLLAGIDHSMSPFRAGSELSRFNSRSEITPFAASEPLRTVASKALEIARLTGGAFDPAVGPAVHRYGFGPIAAGRSGRYTAFAVSAEGLSKAEPELSLDLCGIAKGYAVDRLAGHLRDQGLPSFLIEVGGEVYGFGARPDGRPWRVGIADPLRTGVHTTLPLTGVAMATSGDAINAYEIAGRRYSHTIDPATGEPVRNSVASVSVLAPTALEADAFATALLVMGPEGGLAFASANRLPALYLLREAGGLKARANRLFIDQGRA; encoded by the coding sequence ATGACGACAAGGCGCGAGATCGTATTTGGACTGGGAGCCCTGGCCGGACTGATGTCCTTGCCGTCTTTGGCCCGAGCCGGTGCCGATGATCTCACGCGCATCTCCGGGCGCGCTTTCGGCACACGATGGCAGGTCACCGTTCCGGCCGATGCCGATGCCCGCAAGATTGGCGCGGATCTCCGGCACTTACTGGCCGGGATCGATCATTCGATGAGCCCGTTTCGTGCGGGTTCGGAGCTTTCGCGCTTCAACAGCCGTTCGGAAATCACACCGTTCGCAGCCTCCGAGCCGCTTCGGACGGTTGCTAGCAAGGCACTCGAGATTGCGCGATTGACCGGCGGCGCGTTCGATCCGGCCGTCGGGCCCGCTGTCCATCGTTACGGTTTCGGGCCGATCGCTGCCGGGCGGTCCGGTCGCTACACCGCTTTTGCCGTCAGTGCCGAAGGCCTCTCCAAAGCAGAGCCGGAACTTTCGCTCGATCTGTGCGGCATAGCCAAGGGCTACGCCGTCGACCGGCTTGCAGGACACCTGAGAGATCAAGGGCTGCCGAGTTTCCTGATCGAGGTGGGTGGCGAAGTCTATGGTTTCGGTGCGCGCCCTGACGGCCGTCCATGGCGCGTCGGCATTGCGGACCCGCTTCGCACCGGTGTCCACACGACGCTTCCCCTGACAGGCGTGGCGATGGCGACCTCGGGCGATGCGATCAATGCCTATGAGATCGCGGGCCGCCGCTACAGTCATACGATCGATCCCGCAACCGGAGAGCCGGTTCGCAACAGCGTCGCCTCGGTTTCCGTTCTGGCCCCGACAGCGCTGGAGGCCGACGCGTTTGCGACCGCCCTTCTGGTAATGGGTCCTGAAGGCGGCCTTGCATTCGCCTCCGCCAACCGTCTGCCCGCGCTTTATCTGCTTCGCGAGGCGGGAGGTCTTAAGGCCAGAGCCAACAGGTTGTTCATCGACCAGGGGAGGGCATAA
- a CDS encoding CBS domain-containing protein, whose product MKLDTVADHMRTDLITLTPDMEIVRAVSVLMQNGVSGACVIDGAGDLVGVLSKRDCLKAALNASYYKQWGGSVADYMSTELETLDAGIDIVEACERFVASSYRRFPVTRHGRLVGQISRTDVLNALSRQWT is encoded by the coding sequence ATGAAACTCGACACGGTCGCCGATCATATGCGCACGGACCTGATCACGCTAACGCCGGACATGGAGATAGTACGGGCCGTGTCCGTGCTCATGCAAAACGGCGTGTCGGGTGCATGCGTCATCGACGGCGCCGGCGATCTCGTCGGCGTTCTGTCCAAACGCGATTGCCTGAAGGCCGCACTCAACGCCTCCTACTACAAACAATGGGGTGGCAGTGTCGCCGACTATATGAGCACCGAACTCGAGACGCTCGATGCGGGTATCGACATCGTCGAAGCGTGTGAGCGCTTTGTCGCAAGCTCGTACCGGCGGTTCCCCGTCACCCGCCATGGCCGACTTGTCGGCCAGATCAGCCGTACCGACGTCCTCAACGCCCTTTCACGGCAGTGGACATAA
- a CDS encoding nitroreductase family protein, which produces MTRQLSRRLFLAGTSAAASAGIVGTANAQVASGGAATVSVQEALKQRRSTKRFGRGDVAREKVLEALWAANGVNRADGDGRTAPAWHGAKNVDIYVALEDGVSLYDPVANALNKVADTDIRADVSPTAFVRRAPVVLIYVSDAEKLAAAAGDLAKSAPEELVIAARVNSAIMAQNVYLFCAAEGLGTCLLGTVDREAIKTALKFPDHLSVTYIQPLGEIG; this is translated from the coding sequence ATGACACGACAGCTCTCCAGAAGATTGTTTCTCGCAGGAACCAGTGCGGCAGCGTCCGCAGGTATCGTCGGGACAGCCAATGCGCAGGTGGCCTCCGGCGGCGCTGCAACCGTCTCCGTGCAGGAAGCCCTGAAACAGCGCCGCTCTACCAAGCGCTTCGGGCGTGGTGACGTTGCGCGCGAAAAGGTGCTCGAAGCACTGTGGGCGGCCAATGGTGTCAACCGCGCGGACGGTGATGGACGCACAGCGCCCGCCTGGCACGGTGCGAAGAACGTCGATATCTACGTCGCGCTGGAAGATGGCGTCAGTCTCTACGACCCCGTGGCAAACGCTCTCAACAAAGTGGCCGATACAGATATTCGCGCGGATGTCAGCCCCACGGCTTTCGTACGCAGGGCGCCCGTGGTGCTGATCTATGTCTCTGATGCCGAGAAACTTGCCGCTGCCGCCGGTGACCTGGCCAAGTCTGCGCCCGAAGAACTGGTTATCGCCGCACGCGTCAACTCAGCCATCATGGCCCAGAACGTCTATCTGTTCTGCGCTGCCGAAGGGCTCGGCACATGCCTCCTCGGTACGGTGGACCGCGAAGCTATTAAAACAGCGCTGAAGTTCCCGGATCATCTTTCGGTGACATATATCCAGCCCTTAGGCGAAATCGGCTGA
- a CDS encoding calcium/sodium antiporter codes for MTAAILWCALGLLALVGGADILVRSGSTLARRLSISPLVIGLTFVAIGTSTPELAVGINAALTGEGGLVVGNIAGTNTFGLLFILGLCAIARPVVLEPVSVGLELPAMIAAALAFWVFAADGYLSRAEGLVFLLGGIGYIVLVVRSARLRSSPPDKELPVLPRPMRDAPRSGWLNVAVMIGGIAVITIGADWLVWGSSDLARRLEVSEALIGLTIVAIGTSSPELITTIVSTVRNEREIAVGNLLGSSVYNIAVILGLTMLVPSEAIWSCPIKTGQDQISV; via the coding sequence TTGACGGCCGCAATTCTCTGGTGCGCGCTTGGCCTCCTCGCTTTGGTCGGCGGAGCGGATATACTGGTGCGCAGCGGGTCGACGCTCGCGCGCCGGCTGAGCATATCCCCGCTCGTCATCGGGCTCACATTTGTTGCGATCGGGACAAGCACACCTGAGCTGGCGGTGGGCATCAATGCCGCGTTGACGGGAGAAGGAGGGTTGGTCGTCGGGAACATCGCCGGCACCAACACCTTCGGTCTGCTGTTCATCCTTGGACTATGTGCTATCGCTCGGCCCGTTGTTTTGGAACCGGTCTCCGTTGGGCTTGAACTCCCTGCAATGATAGCCGCCGCACTGGCGTTCTGGGTGTTTGCAGCTGATGGTTATCTGTCGAGAGCCGAGGGCCTTGTGTTCCTGCTTGGTGGTATCGGCTATATCGTCCTGGTCGTTCGAAGCGCGCGCTTAAGAAGTTCGCCACCCGACAAAGAGTTGCCAGTCCTGCCACGCCCGATGCGCGACGCTCCGCGGAGCGGATGGTTGAACGTCGCCGTCATGATTGGTGGTATTGCGGTCATCACAATAGGCGCGGATTGGCTCGTATGGGGATCCTCCGATCTTGCTCGCAGGTTGGAGGTCTCCGAAGCTCTTATCGGACTGACCATAGTTGCAATCGGCACATCGAGCCCTGAACTGATCACGACAATCGTCTCGACCGTACGCAATGAGCGCGAGATCGCGGTAGGCAATCTTTTGGGCAGCAGTGTCTATAATATTGCAGTCATTCTTGGGCTGACGATGCTGGTTCCGAGCGAAGCGATCTGGAGTTGCCCCATAAAAACCGGCCAGGATCAGATTTCTGTTTGA
- a CDS encoding IS3 family transposase (programmed frameshift) — translation MTSHNPKMEVLSGPERRRRWSTAEKLAIIQETYEPDATVSIVARRYGIQPNQLFTWRKLATQGALTATAAEEDVVPASEYRALQNQVKELQRLLGKKTMEGEILKEALEIATGPKKTPVALAVVAEGKFPMTAVCETFGVARSNMAERVKQRPSKARGRPPLADDDLVDEIKAIISEMPTYGYRRVHAILRRRARSESRPWPNAKRVYRVMKVHGMLLQRHTGAIDSRRHDGRVAVEHSNLRWCSDGFEIGCDNREKVRVAFALDCCDREAIAHVATTQGIKSEDVQDLVITAVENRFGRINTLPKPIEWLTDNGSCFIAKDTKSLLMDIGMEPCTTPVRSPQSNGMAEAFVKTFKRDYVSVNPIPDAETVIAQLPLWFEHYNTLHPHKALGYRSPREFLNRQTEI, via the exons ATGACTAGTCACAATCCGAAGATGGAAGTCCTGTCCGGTCCTGAGCGCCGCCGTCGCTGGTCGACGGCAGAGAAGCTTGCCATCATTCAGGAGACATATGAGCCGGATGCTACGGTGAGCATTGTTGCTCGCCGCTATGGCATTCAGCCGAACCAGTTGTTCACCTGGCGTAAGCTCGCTACTCAAGGCGCTCTGACGGCCACGGCTGCGGAGGAGGATGTTGTCCCGGCGTCCGAATATCGTGCCCTTCAAAACCAGGTGAAAGAGTTGCAGCGTCTGCTTGGTAAGAAGACGATGGAAGGCGAGATTCTCAAAGAGGCGCTTGAGATCGCCACAGGCCCAA AAAAAACACCTGTTGCGCTCGCTGTCGTTGCCGAAGGGAAGTTCCCGATGACTGCTGTGTGCGAGACTTTTGGTGTTGCCCGGTCAAACATGGCTGAGCGAGTGAAACAGCGTCCTTCCAAAGCCCGTGGTCGGCCGCCGCTCGCGGATGATGATCTCGTTGATGAAATCAAAGCGATCATCTCCGAGATGCCGACCTACGGATATCGCCGGGTTCACGCGATCTTACGTCGTAGAGCCCGCAGCGAAAGCCGCCCATGGCCGAACGCTAAACGCGTCTATCGGGTGATGAAGGTGCACGGCATGCTTCTCCAACGCCACACAGGTGCCATTGATAGCCGTCGCCATGACGGCCGTGTTGCCGTGGAGCACTCGAACCTGCGTTGGTGTTCCGACGGCTTCGAAATTGGCTGCGACAACAGAGAGAAGGTCCGCGTTGCCTTTGCTCTCGACTGCTGTGATCGTGAAGCCATCGCCCATGTCGCAACCACCCAAGGCATCAAGAGCGAAGACGTTCAGGACCTTGTCATCACAGCAGTCGAGAACCGCTTCGGTCGCATCAACACCCTTCCCAAGCCGATTGAATGGCTCACCGACAACGGCTCGTGCTTCATTGCAAAGGACACTAAATCGCTGCTGATGGACATCGGAATGGAGCCTTGCACGACGCCGGTTCGCAGCCCTCAGTCCAACGGAATGGCCGAAGCCTTTGTCAAAACATTCAAGCGCGACTACGTCTCGGTCAATCCCATTCCCGACGCAGAAACCGTCATCGCCCAACTGCCATTGTGGTTCGAGCACTATAACACCCTTCACCCGCACAAGGCTTTGGGATATCGATCCCCGCGTGAGTTCTTAAACCGTCAAACAGAAATCTGA